CAAATGGAAGTGGACTAACTAAGCATTTTTTATCTAATTTCTGTTTGAATAGTGAAAAACGATTTTTTTTGTGTTTTTGTTTTTTAGCTAGTAATTCCATTTTTGGTTTTAATTGATCTAGATAATAACGATAGACTTGGGAGCCAAAACATCCCTTACTTGTTTCATCTTTTAAACATTTTTTAAACTCTTTATCTTTATAGTTGTCCGTATTGTTAGGTTGGCTTAGTTTAAAAAAACTATCAGGTAAGCTAATTTTAAAATATCCAGTATCAATTTGAATTAGTTTAAACTTCATAGTTTGTGTATTGATTTAATAATGCTTCCATATTTGAGGTCCTATTCCAATATCAGTTTCTCCTAAATATAAAGTATATATATCTCTCCCTGTGGAGATATATAATAACCTTGGTAAGCAACGGCATCATTAGAAAGATAAATAAAATTATTGGTTAAATCATATCATAATATCCAATCTGTAAATAATCGTTATTCACTTCTTTTTATTGACGGTTTTAGATAATATTTAATATTTTCTTATAGTTTATCAAGCAATTTATATTTTATCTGTATATGCAATATTGGTAAAAATAACGTTTAGTAATGATATATCTAATTTGATTTAAAAGAGTATTATCAGCTATAGTTAATTAATAAATTAAGATTTTTTTGGCAAATTAGAATAAATAAGTAGGTTACTAACCTTGCATCATTTTTGTTAGTAACCTGCATTATAATATTAAAATCTGGCTGGGTTTTTAAGTTTAAGATATTGCCCCATAGTGACGTTATTGTATTTTTCTTGCCACTCTTTCGGCATACCATGTTTCTTTAACCATGCCTTAGCTTCATCTGAGATTTCTGGTATTTTTCCATCGGGATATGGGTTTGGGCATACATCTGAACCTTGTGGTATTCGTTCCGTTACTCCTTTTCCAAACTCAATGGCTTCCTGCTGAGGAACTCCTGTAATCCACCCAGTAACACTTCCTCCAGGAGCAAAACCGATAATAATTGTTCTGTTATAACCAATATCATTCTTATCATTCGCATAGGAATAATATTGATGTGGTTTCACCATTTCTTGACGAGCCCACAATGGCATCACTAATTTGGTACGATAAAAAGTTTGATCAGCAAAAGATGACCAACCAATAAAGAATTCCTCGGGTAAATCAGAATAGACAGGTAGGTGAGTAATCCCAAATCTCGTTTGCCATTGACCTGGCGTCTTTAAATTTTGATTATCGTTAGCGACAATATCAATAATTTTGTATTTATTTGATTGAGTTTTTATTAAAACATCGTAAACTCGAGCTTCAAATAGATGTGGATAACGACCACTAATATACCATCTGCTGTAAGGCTTTTGGGGTAAATTAGGATCGATTGGTTTAGATTTAATTGGCGATAGGCAACCACTGATTAGTAACGTCAAACAAAGGGTGGAAATGATTAATTTTAACATAGGCTTTCCTTATTATTTAGCGATCTGGATGAACCTGTCGTTGCCAACAACCTTGGTCATTACTAAGTGTTTCATTTTTTGATACCCTTAACTTTTTCATATCATAATATCCAATCTGTAAATAATCGTTATTCATTTTATTTTTATTGCCAGCTTTAGGTAATATTTAATATTTTCTTATAACTTATCAAGCAATTCATATTTTATTTGTATTTTTAATATTAGCTAAAATACCGTTTAGTAATGATATATCTAATTTGATTTAAAAGAGTATTATCAGCTATAGTTAATTAATAAGTTAAGATTTTTTGGGCAAATTAGAATAAATAAGTAGGTTACTAACCTTGCATCATTTTTGTTAGTAACCTGCATTGTAATATTAAAATCTGGCTGGGTTTTTAAGTTTAAGATATTGCCCCATAGTGACGTTATTGTATTTTTCTTGCCACTCTTTCGGCATACCATGTTTCTTTAACCATGCCTTAGCTTCATCTGTAATTTCTGGTATTTTCCCATCAATATAAGGATTTGGACATACATCTGAACCTTGTGGTATCCGTTCCGTTACTCCTTTTCCAAACTCTATGGCTTCTGAATCTTTTTGAGGATTACCTGTAACCCATCCAGTAACACTACCTCCTGGGGCAAAACCAATAATAATAGTATCATTATAACCAATTTTATTTTTATTAAAGGCTTCAGAATAATAATGATGTGCTTTTACCATTTCTTGGCGTGCCCACAATGGCATTACTAATTTAGTACGATAAAAAGTTTGGTCGGCAAAAGATGACCAACAAATAAAAAATTCCTCGGGTAAATCAGAATAGACTGGCAGATGGCTAAATCCAAATCCCGTTTGCCATTGACCTGGTGTCTCATAATTTTGATTATCCCTAACGACAATATCAATAATTTTGTATTTATTAGATTGGGTTTTTATCATAGTACTAAATGCCTTAGCGTGGAAATAGTGTGGATAACGACCACTAATATACCATTCGCTGTAAGGTTTTTTGGGTAAATTGGGATCGATTGGTTTAGATTTAATCGGCGATTGGCAACCAATGATTAGTAACGTCAAACAAAGGGTGGAAATGAGTAATTTTAACATAGGTTTCCCTTATTGTTTATTGATCTGGATGAACCAGTCGTTGCCAGCTACCTTGGTCATTAAGATGGGGCTGGTGAACTTGCAGTAAACCAGTTTTTGCATGTTCTTTTGCTTTTTTTGTTGGCCAGCTAATTTTGACGATTTGACCGGTGTTCTTATCTATCAATTCTTTTTCTGCTGGTTTGGTATAAAAACAACGTTCGTACTCAGTAGATGAGTGGACATAATTATTTAAAACTAAGCGTTTTTCAGCATTTGTTAACTGATAATTTTGATAATTGTCAGCAGATTTAATTATCTTAATTGCAATATTTTGTAATTCATTCGGAACATCATGATCTTTATCAAATATGTAAAATTTACAATTATTTTTCACCGCTTCATTATACATTATTTTTAAAGCGATGCGGTCAAGACCAAATTTGATAATTCTCTTAATACGAATCACACCATAAGCATTTGTATAAGATTGATTATCGTATCTAACAGGAGTTGTCCACTGATAGAAGTTTTCTTCACTTAATCCATAAAAAATATAATATAAATCTGGATGCTGTTGGATCTTGATAAGTGCGTTTTGTAACTTTTTACGAATATTTGATGGTTGACTTAAATAGAGATCAGTGTGCTGATAAACATCAGTAATATAGAGATTTTCTTCTATATCATTATTTGGATATCCACCGCCTATATCTGAATGAGCTCCTGGTACAATTACTTTTTTAAAATAACTTGGTACCGTATTAAGTGAAAAATTGTGCCGGTATTCATGCGCTGCCTCAATATGTAAACCCGCATCCGTTGAGTCAGGATGAATATGGATATCAATATCAAAGGTGTTGGCATCACCAGCATCAAATAAATTCTCCGGTCGACCAATCCCTGCAACGGTATCAAAGATTCCCAAAAAGGATATGCGACCATTTACATGTCCCTGCCAGTGATCGCTAATTTTGCCATCTAATGTCTGTTTTAACATTTTGGTTAGCGGGTTATTATTTCCTCGTTTATCATCATATTTCAACTTATCGGCAACAAAATTAGTAAAGTAGCGAGCCGTTGCTGCGCCACGACTGAAACCAAATACATTATATTTAATCTGTTGGATACGTAATTTAGGGGATTTATCCAAAAATATATTCAATTGTTTATCTATCTCAACAATCGCTCGATTAATTTTGCCTTTAATTCCAGTTGAACCGAGTCCAGTGGCAAAGCCAATATTACTATCTGTTTCACCTATTCGGCTCCCAACGCCTTCAATATAAACGCTTAATTGACAATGAACGATTCCATTTTTATCTTTTGGAAGTAATGAAAACTCCTTTTCTTCATCGGAGACATACATTTGATATAGTTTGTATACATTAGAATGGTCATTAGTATAACTGGTATTGAATACTGGAAAGCTGATTTCTGGTGTTTCACCACGAGCAAGCGCTTGTTGATATTCTTCACGCATGGCGATATTGAACGAGTTGTTGGCGGTACCGTCAAAAAATATTCCTATAGTTAATATAACCTCTTCTGGACGTTTAATCACTTGCTGATGTACTGCAACTTCACCATTAGGTAAAACATTTTTTGTTGTAGAGGTAGTAAATATTTTTTGTTTTTTGTTATCCATTATGCTCCCTTATATTAATCTGGTTAATTGTATATTAACTGAATCAGGGGAATCAGTATAAAATGCTTTTGTTCTTCCATTTTTATCGGTTAAACCATGAAGCTTTCGACCATCAGGTAGCACTACAATATAAGGTTCATTTGCATATACCCTACCTTGCTCATCAATAAAATGAAATCTAATGCCATTTTCTGTAACCTTTTGTGGTAGTGCTATATTTGGAGATTCAATCTTCTTAGGCCCCATTTTCTGCAATACATTACTTTTTATATAAACATTATCAGCCGTGCCCAGCTCTATCCCTGCACTACTGATTTTGATGTATGAACCACCACACATTAACGTCAGTTCTTCACTTGCGGTAACCGTCAGTTCACCATCGACACTATCTATTTTAATATCTTGTTTGGCAGCCATATTCAGGTTGGCATTTTGCGCTTGCACCTCAACATCACCTTGGTTGGCAAAGACTTTCATTCCTGATTTATGGGCAAATAGACCGATGGATTCACCGGATGAGATAGTAATGTTTTTTAACGCATTGATGTCAGTTTGATTTTCACTGGTCATTGATACGCTGTTTGACGTTGACAGTTGGATGTTTTCAGGACTGGTTAAAGCAATGCCTTCTTGTGCATAAGCAAGAATGCCACTTTGGGCTAACTGGGTTAATGTTGTTTTAAGTTGTTCTTGACTGTCGGTATCCGCACCATGAGCTTCAGAGGCAGTTGCCGCATTTTGCAGTGCTTTGGCAATTGATAGCGCATTTTCAAGCTGGGTAATGGCAGCTTGCATATCAAGTTGTTTACCCTGTGCTTTAGGTTCGGTCTGACTGGTCAGATATAAGCCTTTATTAGCAGCAATTGCTCCCCACTCATCGGTGCGCAGTTCAAACCCTTCACCTCGCTGGGTTTTGTTTTGGTCAACTAAATGCCCAATGTTAAGCTGGGTTTTACCATATTCGGTCGCTAACTTGATGTGCTCTTGTCCGCGCTTATCATCCATCCGCAGTTTGTTATTAGCAGGAGTACGAATTACATTTCGGTGTTTGTTTATGGTGGTCACATGGTCAGGGTGTTGACTGTCATGCATTGCATGCGCAATATAAGGTCGGTCCGGATTACCGTTAGTAAAGGCAACCGCAACTTCTGTGCCGTCAATCAGTGGAAAGTGAAAACCATAGGTACTGCCGGCATACGGTTTAGCCAGTCTTAGCCATAAACTCTCTTCACCGTTTCGCCACTCTTTTAAGTCAAAGTTAAATTTAACCCGATAGCGCCCTTGTGTATCAATATAACCATAGGTGTCATTATCTGGACTGGTTACTCGTGCCGGTAAGGTGCCATCAATGGTTGGGAAAGGGATAGGCTCCGGGCGGTAAGGTTTTAATGGCTGGTAAGGTATCGCGATAAAACTCAGCTCATAAGCATCACTGCGGTTTCCCTGTCCTTGCACCGTTAATATCATTATGCCTTCATCAATTCCGGCAATCGCACTGCCTTTGATGCGAATATGTTGACCCGGTGCTAAATTGGCCTGATTACTTTTACCGCGGATAAGGATTTGACGGCTAATGGCTCGTTCATGACGAATGCGGGCATACCATTCACCACTTTCAACACCATTACTTGTATTACCAGAGTTAGTACTAATATCACTGCTGTTGTTATTGCTATTACTTGTGTTATCGCTATTATTGTCGTTGTCATTACTGCCTTGACCATCATTGGTATCGATATCACCACTATTTTCATCATCATCGTCATCATTATTATTGTTGGTGTCACTATCAATTCCATTATTGCTGTCACCATTGCTATTTAACCCTTTATAGTGCTCATCATAACGGTAATCAGTGCCATAAGTGGTATTATCTTTCTGTTGGCTGTTAACTCCACCGAGTAAGTTCGCCTGCGCATCTCGATAGTTATAATCTTGTACTGTTACCGAAGCTTCCACCATTTGACTGTGCAAGGTCATATCCCAGACACTTTCAACGCCGTTATCCAGTGTACCACTTGGTTGTTTGTAGACAATATCAGCCACCTGCTGGTAACCTTGTTCATAATCACTGATGACCATCACATCACAATTGTGTTCGCCATGGGTTTCAAATCGGAAATAGACACCTACATCAGCAAGCAGTCTTTGAATAAACTCAAGGTCACTCTCTTGCCACTGGGTGATAAATTCACGCTCTGGGTATTGCTCTTTAAGCGCTAAATGATAATCAATTCCGGTATAACCATGACCGCGCAATACCTCTTCAACCACACTGATAACGCTCTGATTTTGAAAAATGGCACAGTTATGACTTAATGCCAGTTTGGCTAATTGCGAGGACAAAACCACCTGATAACGGGCTTCGTCATTACTCACCGATAACTGACTGAACTGGGTTATCACACCATAAAAAGTGCGTGAGCCGCCTTGAGATAATAATGAGTTTAAGGAATTAAGTGGATTGAGTTGCGTTAAAGAGTTAAGTGAATCGAGTGGATTAGATTGTGTAAACTTATCTAACTGTTTTAATGGCTCGGACTGTTTTAATGCTTGTAAAGGATTGGCGGAGGTTAAAGAATTGAGCGCATCAAGTCCTTTCGTTGCAATATCATTTAAATGGTTAGAATTAGTCGAGTTAAAACTCAAACGGGCATTTTGATTAAGAAATGACTCAACAAGAAGATGTTTATTTGAGCTGGTAAAAGTAATAGTGTAATGCCAAGGCTGGTTAAGTTGCTCATCACCTTCAACCTGTAAAATTGAAACTTCAGCAGGCAAACCGTCCATATTTAACGTGTAACGATTGTGACCCGCGCCATTAACCAACCCATTCTTTAAACCACGACTTAAACCATTGCCTAATTGATTCACCAGATTGGTTAATCCTTTGTACATGTTATCCTCAATATATTTCATGTATATAGCAAATATGTTTTACTTAACTATTTTATTGTTATTAATAATTATTTAGCATTATTCTTACCTAACCAATTTATAATTAATATAAATGTTGCTAATAGGTAGTTGAGTATAAAAGTTATACAGATCCAAAAACAATCTAATGCAGGGTATAAAATACCCTATTTAGGGTATTTTGCAATCTTTTTTTAAAATTATCTAAATTGAAATTAAACGTATAACTTACTGATATAATTAATTAATCAATAAAAAATAATTAAAATTTTTTGCCTAACAATTATCAAAGAAGAATTAACAAAATTTTGCTTTTTTAGATTTTTTATTGAGTATTTTGTAAAGAATTTTTATTAAAAGTTATATATACAAAATCATTTTTACTCAAACATACCTATTTTCTGAAAACTTTGAAAAAATAGTTAGCTACACATTAATAAGAATAATTTTTTAAACAGTCGATAGGGTAGTAAATAGGATTTTAATGTGTTTAAATTATTGAATTGAAATTAATTTAAAAAATTAATTAAGTTAATAAGTTATAATTAATTTTGTAAAAAATATTCAGAAGTATATGTCATTTCATTTTAAAAATGTATTAAATTTAAATTTTTAGTGTGAATTACAATAGCAAAAAGTGAGTAGAACTTTGCTTTTACACATTCTCTATATTTATTTTGTTCAGTGCTTTTTTAAATGATTAGCCTAAAAAAGAATTTTTTTAAAAAATCGATAGGGTATTGAATAGGATTTTAATGTATTTAAATTATTGAATTGAAATTAATTTAAAAAATCAATTAAGTTAATAAGTTATAATTAATTTTGTAAAAAATATTCAGATGTCTATATCATTTCATTTTAAAAGTGTATTAAATTTAAATTATAAGTGTGAATTACAATAGCAAAAAGTGAGTGCATTTAGATTTTTTTAATTATTGCTTGAGATTTTGTATTAAATTTTATCAAATTAGTATGATTCAAAATCGATTTTTACTGAATTATATTTATAAAATAAAACGTTTTGACATTATTTTTATAAAAAATAAAAAAGTAATCTATTTTTATATTTTCATTTTTCTAGATTAACTGATATATACTTCAATACGGTTTTATTTTTTATGTGTATTATGTTAAAACGAAATATTAATCTTTTTATTGCATTATATGTATTATTTGTTGTTGGCTTTGAAACTTATACTTATTGGCATACACAGCTTCGAAGCTGGCAACCAGTAACGCCAATAGGGCGTATGGTGTTTTATTATAGTTTTTTTACTGTATTATCTAACCTTATGTTGGCAATTAGTTGTTTATGGTTAGCTTTTAGTCCTAATTGTAATCGGTTTATTTTTCGAGTTATTCGATTAAATGGATTGGTAGGTGTAATCATTACTGCTGTTGTGTATAACTCGATTTTGCGTGGCATTCATGTTCCACCAAATATATTTATGCGATTGGCTAATGAAAGTTTACATGTTGTTATTCCTCTATTAGGCGTTTTGAGTTGGCTTATTTGGGGACCATTTCGCCGTATTAATTTTCGCGTCATTATGGGATCTCTATTTACCATGTTAATTTATGGTATTTATACTTTTGTACGAGGTTTTTTTACTCAATACTATCCGTATCCTTTTATCAATGTGACAAAAATCGGTTATTCACAAGCACTGATTAATGCGGGCATTGTCATACTGGTATTTATAGGGTTATCCTATTTGTTATGGGCAATTGAATGCTTAAGGAGACAAAAATGAAATTATATATTTATGAACACTGTCCTTTTTGTGTAAGGGCTAGAATGATTTTTGGTTTAAA
The sequence above is drawn from the Gilliamella apicola genome and encodes:
- a CDS encoding DUF2931 family protein, producing MLKLIISTLCLTLLISGCLSPIKSKPIDPNLPQKPYSRWYISGRYPHLFEARVYDVLIKTQSNKYKIIDIVANDNQNLKTPGQWQTRFGITHLPVYSDLPEEFFIGWSSFADQTFYRTKLVMPLWARQEMVKPHQYYSYANDKNDIGYNRTIIIGFAPGGSVTGWITGVPQQEAIEFGKGVTERIPQGSDVCPNPYPDGKIPEISDEAKAWLKKHGMPKEWQEKYNNVTMGQYLKLKNPARF
- a CDS encoding DUF2931 family protein, which translates into the protein MLKLLISTLCLTLLIIGCQSPIKSKPIDPNLPKKPYSEWYISGRYPHYFHAKAFSTMIKTQSNKYKIIDIVVRDNQNYETPGQWQTGFGFSHLPVYSDLPEEFFICWSSFADQTFYRTKLVMPLWARQEMVKAHHYYSEAFNKNKIGYNDTIIIGFAPGGSVTGWVTGNPQKDSEAIEFGKGVTERIPQGSDVCPNPYIDGKIPEITDEAKAWLKKHGMPKEWQEKYNNVTMGQYLKLKNPARF
- a CDS encoding T6SS phospholipase effector Tle1-like catalytic domain-containing protein, which produces MDNKKQKIFTTSTTKNVLPNGEVAVHQQVIKRPEEVILTIGIFFDGTANNSFNIAMREEYQQALARGETPEISFPVFNTSYTNDHSNVYKLYQMYVSDEEKEFSLLPKDKNGIVHCQLSVYIEGVGSRIGETDSNIGFATGLGSTGIKGKINRAIVEIDKQLNIFLDKSPKLRIQQIKYNVFGFSRGAATARYFTNFVADKLKYDDKRGNNNPLTKMLKQTLDGKISDHWQGHVNGRISFLGIFDTVAGIGRPENLFDAGDANTFDIDIHIHPDSTDAGLHIEAAHEYRHNFSLNTVPSYFKKVIVPGAHSDIGGGYPNNDIEENLYITDVYQHTDLYLSQPSNIRKKLQNALIKIQQHPDLYYIFYGLSEENFYQWTTPVRYDNQSYTNAYGVIRIKRIIKFGLDRIALKIMYNEAVKNNCKFYIFDKDHDVPNELQNIAIKIIKSADNYQNYQLTNAEKRLVLNNYVHSSTEYERCFYTKPAEKELIDKNTGQIVKISWPTKKAKEHAKTGLLQVHQPHLNDQGSWQRLVHPDQ
- a CDS encoding DUF2345 domain-containing protein; protein product: MKYIEDNMYKGLTNLVNQLGNGLSRGLKNGLVNGAGHNRYTLNMDGLPAEVSILQVEGDEQLNQPWHYTITFTSSNKHLLVESFLNQNARLSFNSTNSNHLNDIATKGLDALNSLTSANPLQALKQSEPLKQLDKFTQSNPLDSLNSLTQLNPLNSLNSLLSQGGSRTFYGVITQFSQLSVSNDEARYQVVLSSQLAKLALSHNCAIFQNQSVISVVEEVLRGHGYTGIDYHLALKEQYPEREFITQWQESDLEFIQRLLADVGVYFRFETHGEHNCDVMVISDYEQGYQQVADIVYKQPSGTLDNGVESVWDMTLHSQMVEASVTVQDYNYRDAQANLLGGVNSQQKDNTTYGTDYRYDEHYKGLNSNGDSNNGIDSDTNNNNDDDDDENSGDIDTNDGQGSNDNDNNSDNTSNSNNNSSDISTNSGNTSNGVESGEWYARIRHERAISRQILIRGKSNQANLAPGQHIRIKGSAIAGIDEGIMILTVQGQGNRSDAYELSFIAIPYQPLKPYRPEPIPFPTIDGTLPARVTSPDNDTYGYIDTQGRYRVKFNFDLKEWRNGEESLWLRLAKPYAGSTYGFHFPLIDGTEVAVAFTNGNPDRPYIAHAMHDSQHPDHVTTINKHRNVIRTPANNKLRMDDKRGQEHIKLATEYGKTQLNIGHLVDQNKTQRGEGFELRTDEWGAIAANKGLYLTSQTEPKAQGKQLDMQAAITQLENALSIAKALQNAATASEAHGADTDSQEQLKTTLTQLAQSGILAYAQEGIALTSPENIQLSTSNSVSMTSENQTDINALKNITISSGESIGLFAHKSGMKVFANQGDVEVQAQNANLNMAAKQDIKIDSVDGELTVTASEELTLMCGGSYIKISSAGIELGTADNVYIKSNVLQKMGPKKIESPNIALPQKVTENGIRFHFIDEQGRVYANEPYIVVLPDGRKLHGLTDKNGRTKAFYTDSPDSVNIQLTRLI
- a CDS encoding Pr6Pr family membrane protein, with the translated sequence MLKRNINLFIALYVLFVVGFETYTYWHTQLRSWQPVTPIGRMVFYYSFFTVLSNLMLAISCLWLAFSPNCNRFIFRVIRLNGLVGVIITAVVYNSILRGIHVPPNIFMRLANESLHVVIPLLGVLSWLIWGPFRRINFRVIMGSLFTMLIYGIYTFVRGFFTQYYPYPFINVTKIGYSQALINAGIVILVFIGLSYLLWAIECLRRQK